The genomic region CACCCTTTATTAGGTATGTATAAAAGAAGTTTAATTTTATGATAAAAGAAAAGATTTTGTTGGGGATCTTCTAAATCGCTATTTAAAAAGTTATTGCATATGCTTTTCAAAGAGCTTCTAAATGATAAAatgaatttttattgattttttaaaatatttttatttttaaaattttagaattaaaattaaattggaaaattttgtaaatttattgatttttaaaattaaaactaaatgaAAAATTTCAGTAAACACTAAGGGCTCAATCATTGAATTTTAGATTTaggatgaatttgataaaatgtacaaacattggagaactaaatttattattaggccAATATAAAAGGATCGCATCAACTTTTtgttaagtatttaattgtgggtgactaaaattttaaattttgaaaatgttggtgatgaaattgaaagtttttGAAGTTGGGTGATCACCTGCAATTTACCCAAtttttaaactttatatatatatcaaattttatttttgaatttttataatttttaaaaatttaaattttgaaaattttaaatatttatccttttaaaaattattttgattttttaaaatttttattgagagaaattaattttttaaattaattcactttgtaatatttatagcaataaacattTATCTAAAAGTACTTGtgtgtaaaatttattatttttttataaatttaaaagtttaaattttttgataaattcgataaaaatcatatTTCTCTTATATGTGACTCACCCTTTATCGGTATGTATAAAAGAAGTTCAATTTTATGATAAAAGAAAAGATTTTGTTGGGGATCTTCTAAATCGCTATTTAAAAAGCTATTGCATATGCTTTTCAAAGAGCTTCTAAatgacaaaaataaattttattgattttttaaaatattttatttttaaaattttagaattaaaattaaattggaaaattttgtaaatttattgatttttaaaattaaaactaaatgaAAAATTTCGTAAACACTAAGGGCTTAATCTGTTGAATTTTTAGATTTAGGATCAATTTGATAAAATGTAcaaacattggagaactaaatttattattaggccAATATAAAAAGGATCGCATCAACTTTTtgttaagtatttaattgtgggtgactaaaattttaaattttgaaaatgttggtgatgaaattgaaagtttttgaagttgggtgaccaaaatagaacTTACCCAAAAGTTGGGTGATCACCCAggtaatttacccaattttttaaactttatatatatatcgaatttttatttttgaaatttttataatttttaaaaatttaaattttgaaaattttaaatatttttcttttaaaaattattttgattttttaaaatttttattgagagaaattaattttttaaattaattcactttgtaatatttatagcaataaacattTATCTAAAAGTACTTAtgtgtaaaatttattattttcattataaatttaaaagtttaaattttttgataaattcgataaaaatcatatTTCTCTTATATGTTACTCACCCTTTATCAGGTATGTATAAAAGAAGTTCAATTTTATGATAAAAGAAAAGATTTTGTTGGGGATCTTCTAAATCGCTATTTAAAAAGCTATTGCATATGCTTTTCAAAGAGCTTCTAAATGACAAAatgaatttttattgatttttaaaatatttttatttttaaaattttagaattaaaattaaattggaaaattttgtaaatttattgatttttaaaattaaaactaaatgaCAAATTTCAGTAAACATTAAGGGCTAAATCATTGAATTTTAGATTTAGAATCAATTTGATAAAATGTAtaaacattggagaactaaatttattattaggccAATATAAAAGGATCGCATCAACTTTTTGTTAAGTATTTAATTATGggtaactaaaattttaaattttgaaaacgttggtgatgaaattgaaagttttttgaagttgggtgaccaaaatagaacTTACCCAAAAGTTGGGTGATCACCCAggtaatttacccaattttttaaactttatatatatatcgaatttttatttttgaaatttttataattttttaaaaatttaaattttgaaaattttaaatatttttcttttaaaaattattttgattttttaaaatttttattgagagagattaatttgctcatttttaaaACTGAAAAGATCAAAGGATATTTACACCAATATGTTATTTGAGTTATttgaatcattaaaattattcaaattgtaaaatttaactcgactcaaattatttatttaagttgCCTCGAAAAAAACCTAATAACTTAgttcaattaactcaaaatttaaaaaaaaaattaagtgaaATTGAATTTTACTCACTTTTAAGACTAAGCATAGTCTTGTTCAGGTCGAAGGTGGTATTCAAATATTGTTCACCAATAATGAGTAATCTAAAATTTGAACTTAGCCTAAATGTTTGGAGAAGAAGTTAACTTCTACATTTTCGAACTACtaattaattactaaataaatactttaatcttaaaataattattaaattgagtCCCTTAATTATGATGCGTTGGTCTAATTTTCCCAATACGGTCTTTAATTAATTTTCTGGTCAATGCAACAATGTTATAATGTTCTGTCAGCAATAATGTTTTGTTGTTATTACCAATTTGGTCCATGTTCCAGCAAAAAAAATTCTGGcatgtttaaataattataatgatattaattttttttattaatgctTGTAACTTTATttgttttttgaaaaaaatatattttatgttaattttaccGCAATGAGTTGGAAGGCATTTAAATAAAGGTATCATCATGGAGGAGAATGTAAATACAAATTGTTATTGGACTgcttaattataaaagaaaagtaATTTTAAAAGTCAAAGTGGCTGCTTAATTAAGACCTGGTCACCAAAGGCATTGTTTGGTCTTCTAATATACCAACAACTCCTGGATTCGGAAAATTTCGTAGTTGATACTTCCAATTTGTCATATTAATTTAATTGCTGTGAGTATTTTAGGCTTGAGGGGGAGACATCGAAATCCTCCCACATAGGATGGCTCAGGGGAGACATCCAGGAACCTAGTTACCTCTTAGTAAGGCCCTAATCAAACTATTATGAGACAATAATCTAACTCTATTAACTATTAAACGCTTAACTACTATTGGTGATTTTATAGAACGAGATGAGCAGATGTCAACAGAACTAGTTTCCAACTTTTTAGCTCATTATTGCCATGAAAATTCCGTATCTTCAACCCATCACGTGCTATTTGCTTGTATACATACAAACCTACCTGCTTGCTAGCACGGTAAGTCATACAGAGAGCATTATAGCTCTTAATACAAAAGGTAAATAATTACAGCATAGGATGTTAACGCTATTCATGCTTTCTATCGCGCCTCTAACAATGAAATGGTAACTCCATTGCTAGAAGCTGGTTCATGGTGGGTTGATGAGTGAGAATCCGATTCAGGCAGACTCCTTTCGGTGAAAAACCCAGGCTGTTTCGGTTGAGATAATGGATTCTCACTACCTAACATTAGAACTACGGATGACATGCTCGGTCTATCCTCTGGTCGTTTTTGAACACACAAAAGACCCACATGAATGCATCTTAGAACTTCAGATACCACAAAACAATCTCCCAAGTTACTTTCAATTAGCTGCAATGGCTTCTCTTCCATCCACAGTTTCCATGCCTGGAAACATTAGAACCAACATGTCAAGTATCTATTGTTTAATAGTAAGAATAGTAATTAATAATGTTTTGTTCTTCCTTCTTACATGCCCAACAAGGTTATGGCTGTGTTCTGGACGGAAGAATCCTCTGTTCTTTTTCCCGCTAACTATCTCGAGTACTAACACACCAAAGCTAAATACATCGGATTTTATCGAAAATAGTCCATCTACAGCGTACTCAGGAGGCATATAACCACTGAAAATTGAGATGAAGAAGAAAGTTATAACACAATTAGGCATTTGGTTCAAGTTAGAGTATGTTTACACTACATACTAAGTTCCAACGATTTTGTTAGTGTTTGCCTCAGTTTGATCACCCCAAATTGTTCTTGCCATGCCAAAGTCTGAAATTTTGGGGCACATATCACTGTCTAGTAACACATTGCTGGCTTTGAGATCTCTATGTATAATCCTTAGTCTAGAGTCTTGATGAAGATAAAGAAGTCCTCGGGCAATCCCATCGATGATGTGCATTCGCCTTCTCCAGTCTAGTAATTCGCTTTTTGTTTGATCTGATTATTGTCTCATCAAAATAAACATTAGTGCTTCGACTGATTAAATCCTCAGAGAAAGTATTTCAGAAAAAATGTGGTTCGAGGATCAAACCGAAAATAAAGTAATCCAAGCTTTTGTTGGGCATGTACTCGTAGATCAACATATTTTCATCTCCTGGAATGCTACAACCGAGAAGCCTCACAAGGTTGCGATGCTGAAGCTTAGCAATCAATCCGACTTCGTTTTTAAACTCTTCCAATCCTTGTCCAGAACTTTTTGAAAGTCTCTTCACTGCTATTTCTTGCCCTTCAGGCAAGGTACCCTGGAAATCATCATTTGAAAGGCTTAACATTCACATTTTCCTCATTCCCCAAAAAAAAGGGATAGCTCATCTGggtatattttcttaaatttaccTTGTAAACAGGTCCAAAACCACCTTGTCCTAGCTTATTATCATCGGAGAAGTTATCAGTGGCTTTCACAATGGTGCTTAAATCAAATACCGGTAACTCCATGTCATCCTTTCCACCTTCAGCTTCATACATTAATCAAATTGAAGTAAAAATCTCTACCATCAAAACCAAatgatcaaataataataaatacgtATCAAACATCAATAGAGCTTCATTTCTCGTAATTGATAGACATTAGTTCCTAAACCTAGTTACTTACCTTGCTTTCTGAGTTTCTTCCATCTCAAGAAGAAAATTAATCCTCCCAAAATCAGTCCAACTAATATGACCGCGATTACAATAATGGCTACTATCTTGTTTTTACTCAAGTTTTTGCTTGCAACGAGGTGACCTGAAACATCAGAATTGTAACTGAACAATTAGCTTCTCGAACGGTTATGATAAAAAATAATCGGTTTAAATTCGAGATGATACCTAATGTTGAATTGGCCATCCGTACGTAGAGATCTTGCCCACCGTCAGGGTATATTCTCATATCAATAAGGTCACCGAACCACAGCAAGCATCCATTACCTCCATTTCTGATATCTGAATTTGCATAGGCGATGCAAGAGCAGTTCTTTGAACACTTCTCTTGGCATTCCTTAAGGCTCATGCTTGCATCAAAAGAAGAATTCGATGTGTCAGGTAATTTCAACCCATTATACTTCGTAAAGACAGAATTTTGACAAGCCAATTCAGTCTTTCGAACGCATCCGCCAGACCATTTTGAATGATCCCACTCTGTAGGGTACTTTGGTTCAAATCCATCCAAACAAGCACAGTTGTTGGTGCTGCAGCTAGCATATGGACCACATACAGCATAATGGTCGCATTCATCGAGAGGAGCAAAATAGATCTCAATCCAAGATTGCGATTGTTTCGTTCTCACTAGGCGCCGCAAAAAGCCTGATTGATTCACAACTAACCTTGAAATCAATGAAGGATAGGGCTCACCTCTGTAGTACACCTCATTCTTATTCAACTCAAATGTAAACTTGAATAGGTTAGATGATTCAACCTGTTTTAGATCAGGAGTCCCCGTAAACCTTTCCCCATTCCATGACCCTCCTCTGTAAAAGATTGCACTTCCATTTCTCACAACTAGCTGGGGAAACCCCTCGGGTTCTATCAAGGCCGAAAACCGGCCTGGGGCAGGATCATTGAGGCCCTTCCAAGATGATAGAGACCAGTTCATTCCTGTAATGAAACTCTTCCCAAGCTTCATCCCTGGCAGTAAGGTATCACAAGGATAATCAAAGCTTTGCCATAATAAGTTTGCCGAGCCGCTGTCGTTTCCATCTTTTACGACAAGATTTCCAGAGTCCAAGAGCTGCAGAACTGGATTTTCAGCAGTTCTTGTTCTATTGGATGACCATATAATGCCAGTTTTCTTATCCTGGAGAATAATACTACCTTCCTTAGTGACATTTAAAACTCCGAAATGATCGAGAAGAGGAGCCTCGCGGTTGGCTATCCAAACGACAGTCTCAGGAGAAACTTTGTACCATATTCCTAGGTAACGTGTTGTTGAATTAACTGGGCTACTGAAGAATCCCAATTCAAAAGTTTCGTCACTTGAAACTAGAGCTTCCCCATCTCTGATAGATCGGCCTGGAGTAATATTATCTGTTGCAGCAGAGGCTGCCAAGACAAATACTAGCATATAAGCCAACAAAAAACACCTTCCAAAACCTTCAGTTGATTTTCTCTCCATAATTCAATATGAAACTACTgatatcttaaaaaaaaaaaaaaaaagagaataagcTGCATTTATCAGCCCGAGAGCTTAAAGCAGACCTTAATAATTTTAGTAGTTCAATGAAGATTCAATGCAAATTCTATTTTCTGAAGAGTGCCAAGCATTTAATAAATATCTCAATCCACTTATACAAATCAGTGTTAATTAGCCTACCAGGCTCCCACATGGAATCAACGTAGACTTGATCAACTTTTCCATGCATTTAATGAAAAATTAATGCATGATGCTGATATAAAATAACCACCTTTCCATTTAACTATAATGTCTAAGCTTATCCAAAAACACATTGATGCAAATGGGCTCTCAAACAAACTTCAATCTTGACAACTGCAGGCATATAAAGAAAATTGCAAGGCAAATAACATTTACTCTTAAATGGATTATAATGCAGATTTGTACCTATTTCATTACAATAATTGCTTTCAACTATAcattaactttaaaaagttacccAGTTTTCTTTTTTAAGGTATCTAGAACCCTTGATGCGTCGGAGCTTGTACAGGCATATGCTTTTGCGACTAATATCTCATTGTTAAATGTTCCTAAGAATTGTCAAATTATCAACTCCACTTTCTATGtaattataaattttcaattGAATTGATCAAATCCTTCACCTTCTCTCCACTTTGACAGCAAATTTAATGCCATTAGTTGGCCTGTCAGGTCCAACAGTAACATCTAGGGTCTACCCCTGTTTTCCAATAGGACAAGCATTTAATTGATTATTAACCCTTGCATTTTCTTCAGaaaaatataatgataattttatcttttaatgtttatatttttctatcaatttaatttttattttttaaattaaattaactcttattttttaaaagaagtcaaatcatatttttaataaaaatatttattaaaatattaatttttaatgatgTTGATGTGGTAACCTATATAGTAATTTATGTGTActttatgaaataattataaaattacaaaagattcaaaaaataaaaattatatataaatagttcataaaaatataaaaagtagtATTAAATACATGTAAATTGCTATGCAGattatcatatttaaaattttaatggtttAGAAAGTAATttagttaaaataataataatttgactcttttaaaatatataagatcaaattttaacttaaaaaataaaattaaaatgataaaactatTAGTTTTTACTTTTAATGAGCCACTAATGCATCAATTAGTTGCTTTTCTGGGTGCTTCAACGAGGCCTACAACACAATTGATTGGGCCTTTTTGGACTTTGTTATGCAAATAATGGGCTCCGGGGCGCGTTGGTGATCAAGGATTTACACGTGCATATCAACAGCTTCCGTTTATATTTTAGTTAATGGTTCTCCCCCCTATTGATTGTCTATCAATCGAGGACTTAAGCAAGGTTGTCAACTCTCCCCCTTGCTTTTCAATTTGGTGGCGGAGGCTCTTAGCCTTTTGTTGGATAAAGCAGTGTCCATtggtttattaaaaattaatacgtTTATAAAACTCAAAGAAATTAATACATAATATTAACTTTTGATAAATCGAATGTATATAATTAAATgtaaaataattacaaaattattgaaacaaTAACTATAAGAAAAGGTACTTGCTCGGATTGACCAAAAGGCTTGAAATGCTAAATTCAATTTgactcttttaatttttttttcaaattggttTGCTCACTTTTTTCTTGTTGCTCTTCCTTTATTTTACTAGTAAAcattcttttaaaatatttttcattcttgttaaatatttaaaacaaataattctAAATCATAAACACAAAGGTTTTTATGAAACCAACAAACAACTAATATTTTTCTTTCACAAAAAAGAATTGAAGTGTATATTTTTTCAAACACAAGATTCACAATAATCACGCTATCAacaacaaattttaaataagaacGCTACATTTTTAATCAATATTTAAGAAATTAAGATTATATAAATACAATCAATCTTAATTTTTGAAGGATTTGTATTAGTTAACCTTTAAAACAATTACCTAATTAAGATGTAAGTAATTTTAAATATCCcaaaatcatttaataaataaactaaatCTTGCATATAGATTATCACTACAGAAAagcagacttttagcggcgcttttttagcctttagcggcaGCCCTAAAACTTTTAGCGCTTCCTAAAAAGCCGCAAAAAAAACTATATATGTAACATacaaaaatttgtggcgtttattgaAAAACGCTAAAGGTCAAgtcttttagtggcgtttggaaaagcgccgctaaaggtcaaggcttttagcgctttgtgaaaagcgccgctaaaggtcaaggcttttagcggcgtttgtggtaaagcgccgctaaaggtcaaggcttttagcggcgtttgtcgTAAAGCgcccgctaaaggtcaaggcttttagcggcgtttgtgggaaaagcgccgctaaaggtcaaggctttttagtggcgtttgtgcgtaaagcgccgctaaaggtcaaggcttttagcggcgcttctttacaaacgccgctaaatttggcgatttgtaatatttttttcaccaatatccaaatTTCCtcgcattaaaatccaaccaaatacaacaaatataatataaaatgtagccaaaaacaaagaatttaacataaaaatacaaccaaaaatattaattctaaatgatacttcaaatttaactaaagatatatgatataattaataataaagtataatttaaaatagttttacaataatgttaaacgtgacaaaacttaaaaacattcttacaataagaaaactaatgtctaagacggcgcttttgcgattgttgaaacatatgcatcatctgCTAAAGTCAGAATGGAGGTCATTGTACTTTTTGCTCGTTCGCTACCATCGCTCGTGCCTCTGCCTCTCTCTCATGCAGCCACGCCTCCTCTCTCTCTTGCCTCTGCTCTAAGTTGTtcttggagttcttcatattttcgttgaacctcgacaatttgctcaactgtgttcgcttgcatctgagctatctcggtctcttaacctctcgaacttcacttgagcttgacttaggaaggcatgtattgtttgagctggatccaaaatattgggtcgggtaacacggatccttgaaatcgaacccgaccgtacctttcagACC from Gossypium arboreum isolate Shixiya-1 chromosome 1, ASM2569848v2, whole genome shotgun sequence harbors:
- the LOC108482775 gene encoding G-type lectin S-receptor-like serine/threonine-protein kinase SD1-1 isoform X1 — translated: MERKSTEGFGRCFLLAYMLVFVLAASAATDNITPGRSIRDGEALVSSDETFELGFFSSPVNSTTRYLGIWYKVSPETVVWIANREAPLLDHFGVLNVTKEGSIILQDKKTGIIWSSNRTRTAENPVLQLLDSGNLVVKDGNDSGSANLLWQSFDYPCDTLLPGMKLGKSFITGMNWSLSSWKGLNDPAPGRFSALIEPEGFPQLVVRNGSAIFYRGGSWNGERFTGTPDLKQVESSNLFKFTFELNKNEVYYRGEPYPSLISRLVVNQSGFLRRLVRTKQSQSWIEIYFAPLDECDHYAVCGPYASCSTNNCACLDGFEPKYPTEWDHSKWSGGCVRKTELACQNSVFTKYNGLKLPDTSNSSFDASMSLKECQEKCSKNCSCIAYANSDIRNGGNGCLLWFGDLIDMRIYPDGGQDLYVRMANSTLGHLVASKNLSKNKIVAIIVIAVILVGLILGGLIFFLRWKKLRKQAEGGKDDMELPVFDLSTIVKATDNFSDDNKLGQGGFGPVYKGTLPEGQEIAVKRLSKSSGQGLEEFKNEVGLIAKLQHRNLVRLLGCSIPGDENMLIYEYMPNKSLDYFIFDQTKSELLDWRRRMHIIDGIARGLLYLHQDSRLRIIHRDLKASNVLLDSDMCPKISDFGMARTIWGDQTEANTNKIVGTYGYMPPEYAVDGLFSIKSDVFSFGVLVLEIVSGKKNRGFFRPEHSHNLVGHAWKLWMEEKPLQLIESNLGDCFVVSEVLRCIHVGLLCVQKRPEDRPSMSSVVLMLGSENPLSQPKQPGFFTERSLPESDSHSSTHHEPASSNGVTISLLEAR
- the LOC108482775 gene encoding G-type lectin S-receptor-like serine/threonine-protein kinase SD1-1 isoform X2, whose translation is MERKSTEGFGRCFLLAYMLVFVLAASAATDNITPGRSIRDGEALVSSDETFELGFFSSPVNSTTRYLGIWYKVSPETVVWIANREAPLLDHFGVLNVTKEGSIILQDKKTGIIWSSNRTRTAENPVLQLLDSGNLVVKDGNDSGSANLLWQSFDYPCDTLLPGMKLGKSFITGMNWSLSSWKGLNDPAPGRFSALIEPEGFPQLVVRNGSAIFYRGGSWNGERFTGTPDLKQVESSNLFKFTFELNKNEVYYRGEPYPSLISRLVVNQSGFLRRLVRTKQSQSWIEIYFAPLDECDHYAVCGPYASCSTNNCACLDGFEPKYPTEWDHSKWSGGCVRKTELACQNSVFTKYNGLKLPDTSNSSFDASMSLKECQEKCSKNCSCIAYANSDIRNGGNGCLLWFGDLIDMRIYPDGGQDLYVRMANSTLGHLVASKNLSKNKIVAIIVIAVILVGLILGGLIFFLRWKKLRKQGGKDDMELPVFDLSTIVKATDNFSDDNKLGQGGFGPVYKGTLPEGQEIAVKRLSKSSGQGLEEFKNEVGLIAKLQHRNLVRLLGCSIPGDENMLIYEYMPNKSLDYFIFDQTKSELLDWRRRMHIIDGIARGLLYLHQDSRLRIIHRDLKASNVLLDSDMCPKISDFGMARTIWGDQTEANTNKIVGTYGYMPPEYAVDGLFSIKSDVFSFGVLVLEIVSGKKNRGFFRPEHSHNLVGHAWKLWMEEKPLQLIESNLGDCFVVSEVLRCIHVGLLCVQKRPEDRPSMSSVVLMLGSENPLSQPKQPGFFTERSLPESDSHSSTHHEPASSNGVTISLLEAR